Proteins from a genomic interval of Lolium perenne isolate Kyuss_39 chromosome 1, Kyuss_2.0, whole genome shotgun sequence:
- the LOC127320494 gene encoding uncharacterized protein, whose translation MFLPLRRLSGEISAPLRRSLRMAASRPPWAMVCKKPELDASGAPPPGRQRAFLDLNEAPCVSQFSVPADLAYPEAAGSVRAASCDGLLLLDFADTRQFPPAVRKLCHKSLLHEMAVSGDGAHLDVARFVCNPLSGQLCRLPAPDTDAVKMGTPPFGLLTQSPEGSHGLPDRFVVAQLGRGEGDSSSRVLRRYLSDTGEWDERELLAPSTAPPAWRAMQIDTDHEVLALGDRLWWVDLSLGVCSVDPFSDRPEHRFVELPDCSALPAAETGGLALAESPLLSRYRRLGVSEGKLRYVQLCNIHQPFQIVSFSLDAETCSWTLDHAIKIAETSPDHIFNAPWIAAIDPFKANVLYLQYGGAVVALDMAKGVEIWRSPLPDTIARQMNRRSRLFLPCVLPPWLASSYIPGTLASNKTNSKRKTLAEMLVRVGQKN comes from the exons ATGTTCCTCCCGCTCCGGCGTCTCTCCGGTGAGATCTCGGCGCCCCTCCGACGCTCCCTCCGCATGGCGGCCTCGCGCCCTCCCTGGGCCATGGTGTGCAAGAAGCCGGAGCTGGACGCGTCGGGGGCGCCGCCGCCGGGACGGCAGCGCGCGTTTCTCGACCTCAACGAGGCCCCGTGCGTCTCCCAGTTCTCCGTCCCCGCCGACCTCGCCTACCCCGAAGCGGCCGGAAGCGTCCGCGCCGCCAGCTgcgacggcctcctcctcctcgacttCGCCGACACCCGCCAGTTCCCTCCGGCCGTCCGCAAGCTCTGCCACAAAAGCCTCCTGCACGAGATGGCCGTGTCCGGCGACGGCGCCCATCTCGACGTCGCGCGCTTCGTCTGCAACCCTCTCAGCGGCCAGCTGTGCCGCCTCCCTGCCCCGGACACGGACGCCGTGAAGATGGGCACGCCTCCCTTCGGCCTGCTCACCCAATCCCCCGAAGGCTCCCACGGCCTGCCTGATAGATTCGTGGTCGCTCAACTCGGCCGCGGGGAAGGGGACAGCAGCAGCAGAGTCCTGCGACGGTATCTGTCCGATACAGGGGAGTGGGACGAGCGGGAGCTGTTGGCGCCGTCCACGGCGCCGCCGGCATGGCGTGCGATGCAGATAGACACCGACCATGAGGTGCTGGCCTTGGGCGACCGGCTGTGGTGGGTCGACCTGAGCTTGGGCGTCTGCTCCGTCGACCCCTTCAGCGACCGGCCGGAGCACCGCTTCGTCGAGCTGCCGGACTGCAGTGCGCTGCCTGCTGCTGAAACAGGTGGCCTGGCACTGGCAGAGAGCCCGCTGCTGAGCAGGTACCGGCGCCTGGGAGTGAGCGAGGGGAAGCTGCGGTACGTCCAACTCTGCAACATCCACCAGCCGTTCCAAATCGTCTCCTTTTCGCTCGATGCCGAGACCTGCAGCTGGACGCTGGATCACGCGATTAAAATTGCAGAAACCTCGCCTGATCATATCTTCAACGCGCCGTGGATTGCTGCCATAGATCCATTCAAAGCCAACGTTCTGTACCTCCAATATGGTGGAGCTGTTGTTGCCCTGGACATGGCTAAGGGGGTGGAGATTTGGAGGAGTCCTCTTCCTGACACAATCGCCCGTCAAATGAATCGCCGCTCTCGTCTCTTTCTTCCGTGTGTGCTCCCACCATGGCTCGCGTCAAGCTATATCCCAG GAACCCTTGCGAGCAACAAGACCAATAGCAAAAGGAAGACTTTGGCAGAGATGCTGGTTCGCGTAGGCCAGAAAAACTGA